In Nocardia asteroides, the following proteins share a genomic window:
- a CDS encoding AraC family transcriptional regulator, giving the protein MRWSDILHTVRLRGDRLVRCAPPVPFAIAVPPGLRLLHIAERGDVDLHVDGDTHTLRQGDMALLARGDRHVLGAGTPVPAERGLSTADTFRRVAELADPAAPRWITGTFDVEEVIADPLLSVLPPVVLIRAGAERDWLTVSLHLLVVEVTDARPGAGVMISRILDLLFIHALRAWSAGDTPVPGWLTAALDPAFGPVLTAIHNRPDHPWQVAELAALARLSRSAFTDRFSRLLGQPPGAYVADRRLEHAAHLLAATAEPVGRIAGAVGYHSEAAFNRAFHRRYGMPPLRWRKRGQ; this is encoded by the coding sequence ATGAGATGGTCCGACATCCTGCACACCGTGCGCCTGCGCGGCGACCGGCTCGTCCGCTGCGCTCCGCCCGTGCCCTTCGCGATCGCCGTTCCGCCCGGTCTGCGGCTGCTGCACATCGCCGAACGCGGCGACGTCGACCTCCACGTCGACGGTGACACCCACACCCTGCGCCAGGGCGATATGGCGCTGCTGGCGCGTGGTGACCGGCACGTGCTCGGCGCGGGCACGCCGGTGCCCGCCGAACGCGGGCTCAGCACCGCCGACACCTTCCGCCGCGTCGCCGAACTGGCCGATCCGGCGGCACCGCGCTGGATCACCGGCACCTTCGACGTGGAGGAGGTGATCGCCGACCCGCTGCTATCGGTGTTGCCGCCGGTGGTGCTGATCCGGGCCGGCGCCGAGCGCGACTGGCTGACGGTGAGCCTGCACCTGCTCGTGGTCGAGGTGACCGACGCCAGACCCGGTGCGGGCGTGATGATCTCACGCATCCTCGACCTGCTGTTCATCCACGCGCTGCGCGCCTGGTCGGCCGGTGACACGCCCGTCCCCGGCTGGCTCACCGCGGCGCTGGACCCCGCCTTCGGTCCGGTCCTCACCGCGATCCACAACCGCCCGGACCACCCGTGGCAGGTCGCCGAACTGGCGGCGCTGGCCCGGCTCTCCCGCTCGGCCTTCACCGACCGGTTCAGCAGGCTGCTCGGTCAGCCACCCGGCGCCTATGTCGCCGACCGCCGCCTCGAACACGCCGCCCACCTGCTCGCCGCCACCGCGGAACCGGTGGGCCGGATCGCGGGCGCGGTCGGCTATCACTCCGAGGCCGCGTTCAACCGCGCCTTCCACCGCCGCTACGGCATGCCGCCGCTGCGCTGGCGCAAACGGGGGCAATGA
- the nrdF gene encoding class 1b ribonucleoside-diphosphate reductase subunit beta produces MKLIDRVSAINWNRVPDEKDAEVWDRLTGNFWLPEKVPVSNDIPSWNTLTPDEKQLTMRVFTGLTLLDTIQGTVGAVSLIPDALTPHEEAVYTNIAFMESVHAKSYSSIFSTLCSSKEIDEAFRWSEENRNLQRKAEIVLSYYNGEDPLKRKVASTLLESFLFYSGFYLPMHWSSRAKLTNTADMIRLIIRDEAVHGYYIGYKYQKGLELVSQAERDELKNYTFELLFELYDNEVDYTQDLYDEVGLTEDVKKFLRYNANKALMNLGYEGLFPKDECEVNPAILSALSPNADENHDFFSGSGSSYVIGKAVNTEDEDWEF; encoded by the coding sequence ATGAAGCTCATCGATCGGGTAAGCGCCATCAACTGGAATCGGGTGCCCGATGAGAAGGACGCCGAGGTCTGGGACCGCCTGACCGGCAACTTCTGGCTGCCGGAGAAGGTGCCGGTGTCCAACGACATCCCCTCCTGGAACACCCTGACCCCCGACGAGAAGCAGCTCACCATGCGGGTCTTCACCGGCCTGACGCTGCTCGACACCATCCAGGGCACCGTCGGCGCGGTCTCGCTGATCCCCGACGCGCTCACCCCGCACGAGGAGGCGGTGTACACCAACATCGCGTTCATGGAGTCGGTGCACGCCAAGAGCTACAGCTCCATCTTCTCCACCCTGTGCTCGTCGAAGGAGATCGACGAGGCGTTCCGCTGGTCGGAGGAGAACCGCAACCTGCAGCGCAAGGCCGAGATCGTCCTGTCGTACTACAACGGCGAGGACCCGCTCAAGCGCAAGGTGGCCTCCACGCTGCTGGAGAGCTTCCTGTTCTACTCCGGCTTCTATCTGCCGATGCACTGGTCCTCTCGGGCCAAGCTCACCAACACCGCCGACATGATCCGCCTGATCATCCGGGACGAGGCCGTGCACGGCTACTACATCGGCTACAAGTACCAGAAGGGCCTGGAGCTGGTCTCCCAGGCCGAGCGCGACGAGCTCAAGAACTACACCTTCGAGCTGCTGTTCGAGCTCTACGACAACGAGGTCGACTACACCCAGGACCTCTACGACGAGGTCGGCCTCACCGAGGACGTCAAGAAGTTCCTGCGCTACAACGCGAACAAGGCGCTGATGAACCTCGGTTACGAGGGTCTGTTCCCGAAGGACGAGTGCGAGGTGAACCCGGCGATCCTGTCGGCCCTGTCGCCCAACGCCGACGAGAACCATGACTTCTTCTCCGGCTCGGGTTCCAGCTACGTCATCGGCAAGGCGGTCAACACCGAGGACGAGGACTGGGAGTTCTGA
- a CDS encoding alpha/beta hydrolase, whose translation MAAKPTVVLVHGFWGGAAHWAKVIVELDRRGYPALHAVENPLTSLADDAERTRKMVAQVDGPVLLVGHSYGGAVITEAGDLPNVAGLVYVAAFAPDAGESPGAISEQHPPAAFANIAPDSDGYLWIARDKFHESFCQDLTSEEALVMAVTQKAPLGSTFGDTVTAPAWKVKPTWYQVSTEDRMIHPDNERRMAARMNPRKIVELDASHASLASQPGAIADLIDTAALDVAS comes from the coding sequence ATGGCTGCGAAGCCGACAGTTGTTCTGGTCCATGGTTTCTGGGGTGGTGCCGCGCACTGGGCGAAGGTGATCGTGGAGTTGGACCGGCGCGGGTACCCGGCGCTGCACGCGGTGGAGAATCCGCTCACCTCGCTGGCCGACGACGCCGAACGGACCAGGAAGATGGTGGCGCAGGTGGACGGCCCGGTGCTGCTGGTCGGCCATTCCTACGGTGGCGCCGTGATCACCGAGGCCGGTGACCTGCCCAATGTCGCGGGACTGGTGTACGTCGCGGCCTTCGCGCCCGACGCGGGGGAGAGTCCCGGCGCGATCAGCGAGCAGCACCCGCCCGCCGCGTTCGCGAACATCGCGCCCGATTCGGACGGCTACCTGTGGATCGCGCGGGACAAGTTCCACGAAAGCTTCTGCCAGGACCTGACTTCCGAGGAGGCGCTGGTGATGGCGGTGACGCAGAAGGCGCCGCTGGGCTCGACCTTCGGCGACACCGTCACCGCGCCCGCGTGGAAGGTCAAGCCCACCTGGTACCAGGTGTCGACCGAGGACCGGATGATCCATCCGGACAACGAGCGGCGGATGGCCGCGCGGATGAACCCGCGCAAGATCGTCGAACTCGACGCGAGCCACGCCTCGCTGGCCTCCCAGCCGGGCGCGATCGCCGACCTGATCGACACGGCGGCACTCGACGTCGCGAGCTGA
- a CDS encoding epoxide hydrolase family protein: MSDEIFPFRIEVDAAELAELRRRLADTRWPAQQPGAEWSRGVPVAYLRDLAEYWRTGYDWRAAEAELNGYPQFVTEIDGQRVHFLHVRSARPDATPLLLTHGWPGSVVEFLDVIGPLTDPGAHGGDPADAFHLVIPSLPGFGFSGPVRETGWDAARIGRAWVELMRRLGYERYGAQGGDWGAFITPEVARAGGDRVIGVHVNAATFGFLPFGPVSDADKATMTPAELARLDRLALFKGEGNGYFRIQSTRPQTLSYGLHDSPVGQLAWIVEKFKEWTFPADGLPEAAVDRDRLLTNVMFYWLTGTAGSSAALYYESMHSRSWPSTPLTTPTGVAVFAEDLAIRRYAEPNAHIVHWSEFDRGGHFAAMEAPDLLVGDIRAFFRALG; the protein is encoded by the coding sequence ATGAGCGACGAGATCTTCCCGTTCCGTATCGAAGTCGACGCGGCCGAACTGGCCGAGCTACGGCGCAGGCTGGCCGACACGCGCTGGCCCGCGCAGCAGCCGGGCGCCGAGTGGAGTCGCGGGGTGCCGGTGGCCTATCTGCGGGACCTGGCCGAATACTGGCGCACCGGCTACGACTGGCGGGCCGCGGAGGCCGAGCTGAACGGGTATCCGCAGTTCGTCACCGAGATCGACGGGCAGCGTGTGCATTTCCTGCATGTGCGCTCGGCGCGGCCGGACGCGACGCCGCTGCTGCTCACCCACGGCTGGCCGGGGTCGGTCGTCGAATTCCTCGACGTCATCGGCCCGCTCACCGATCCGGGCGCGCACGGCGGCGATCCCGCCGACGCGTTCCACCTGGTGATTCCGTCGCTGCCCGGCTTCGGCTTCTCCGGGCCGGTGCGCGAAACCGGTTGGGACGCGGCCAGAATCGGCCGGGCCTGGGTCGAGCTGATGCGGCGGCTCGGCTACGAGCGCTACGGCGCGCAGGGCGGCGACTGGGGCGCGTTCATCACCCCGGAGGTGGCGCGCGCCGGGGGCGACCGGGTGATCGGCGTGCACGTCAACGCCGCGACATTCGGTTTCCTGCCGTTCGGTCCGGTATCGGACGCGGACAAGGCCACCATGACCCCGGCCGAGCTGGCCCGGCTGGACCGGCTCGCGCTGTTCAAGGGCGAGGGCAACGGCTACTTCCGGATCCAGTCGACCCGCCCGCAGACACTGTCCTACGGGCTGCACGATTCGCCGGTCGGGCAGCTGGCGTGGATCGTCGAGAAGTTCAAGGAATGGACGTTCCCGGCCGACGGGCTGCCCGAGGCGGCGGTGGATCGGGATCGGCTGCTCACCAATGTGATGTTCTACTGGCTCACCGGCACCGCCGGATCGTCGGCGGCGCTGTACTACGAGTCGATGCACTCCCGGTCCTGGCCGAGCACCCCGCTGACGACGCCGACGGGGGTCGCGGTCTTCGCCGAGGATCTCGCGATCCGGCGCTACGCCGAGCCCAACGCGCACATCGTGCACTGGTCGGAGTTCGACCGGGGCGGC